In Acidimicrobiales bacterium, a single window of DNA contains:
- a CDS encoding aldehyde dehydrogenase family protein has translation MTITRDDALRQVPDGRLFVDGLWLEGSTGGERTHHDPATGEVVGKHQLAGSVEVDFAVKAARDALQRGELADPVRRRLLLSSLADAIVAAAGDLAALQTLEMGQPIRATRAGVALAAEWFRYFAGWADKLDGTVVPAGGAVLDYVVANPYGVVAAITPWNGPVVSIALKVAPAIAAGNAVVVKPSELAPFSALRFARICEEVVPPGVINVMPGGPGAGHALCAHPGVDKISFTGGSSAARAVARAAAENHTPVVLELGGKSASIVFADTEPTVVGKLGALLGTIQNSGQGCFLPTRLLVDRAIHDEVVAAVVATAEKARLGDPFEPSTTMGPLAGEAACERVLSVVEDARHRGDGVLLTGGQRAGGALAAGAFVQPTVFGDVDPASPLAQEEIFGPVLAVMPFDDEDEALAIANGTKYGLAGYVWTNDLRRAHRVAAALDAGYVSVNGMAALPPAAPFGGWRGSGHGVEGGRWGVHEFVRLKNVCVSLG, from the coding sequence GTGACGATCACGCGCGATGACGCGCTTCGGCAGGTCCCGGACGGCCGGCTCTTCGTTGACGGATTGTGGCTCGAGGGCTCGACGGGTGGCGAGAGAACCCACCACGATCCGGCAACGGGGGAGGTTGTCGGCAAGCACCAATTGGCTGGCAGTGTCGAAGTTGATTTCGCAGTAAAAGCCGCGCGCGACGCGCTCCAGCGCGGTGAGCTGGCCGATCCAGTGCGGCGTCGCTTGCTCCTTTCGTCGCTGGCCGACGCGATCGTCGCAGCCGCCGGAGACCTGGCGGCCTTGCAGACGCTGGAGATGGGGCAACCGATACGGGCGACGCGTGCCGGTGTCGCTCTCGCGGCGGAGTGGTTCCGGTACTTCGCGGGGTGGGCTGACAAGCTCGACGGGACCGTGGTCCCTGCCGGGGGCGCGGTGCTCGACTACGTGGTTGCGAACCCGTACGGGGTGGTCGCCGCAATAACGCCCTGGAACGGCCCGGTCGTCTCGATTGCCTTGAAGGTGGCACCGGCCATAGCCGCTGGAAACGCGGTCGTGGTCAAGCCCTCGGAGCTGGCTCCGTTCTCCGCTCTGAGGTTCGCACGTATTTGTGAGGAAGTTGTCCCACCGGGGGTCATCAATGTCATGCCGGGCGGTCCTGGGGCAGGTCATGCCTTGTGCGCGCACCCCGGTGTCGACAAGATCAGCTTTACCGGAGGTAGTTCTGCAGCCCGCGCGGTTGCCCGTGCCGCCGCGGAGAACCACACCCCGGTTGTACTTGAACTTGGTGGCAAGTCGGCGTCGATTGTCTTCGCCGACACTGAGCCGACCGTCGTCGGAAAGCTCGGGGCTTTACTCGGCACGATCCAGAACAGCGGGCAGGGTTGCTTCTTGCCGACGCGGCTGCTGGTCGACCGCGCCATTCACGACGAGGTGGTCGCTGCGGTCGTCGCCACTGCAGAGAAGGCGCGGCTCGGCGACCCCTTCGAACCATCGACGACGATGGGCCCCCTCGCGGGCGAGGCGGCCTGCGAACGCGTCCTTTCAGTAGTGGAGGACGCCCGCCACCGCGGCGACGGGGTGCTGCTCACCGGCGGCCAACGCGCGGGCGGGGCGCTTGCGGCGGGCGCCTTCGTGCAGCCCACGGTCTTCGGCGATGTGGACCCGGCTAGTCCGCTGGCACAGGAGGAGATCTTCGGCCCGGTGCTGGCGGTGATGCCTTTCGACGATGAGGACGAGGCGTTGGCGATAGCGAACGGCACGAAGTACGGCCTGGCTGGCTACGTGTGGACGAACGACCTGCGGCGAGCCCACCGGGTGGCGGCTGCGCTTGACGCCGGCTATGTATCGGTGAACGGTATGGCGGCGCTCCCTCCTGCCGCCCCATTTGGAGGGTGGCGGGGCAGCGGGCATGGTGTCGAGGGCGGCCGGTGGGGAGTGCACGAGTTCGTGCGACTCAAGAACGTGTGCGTCTCGCTTGGATGA
- a CDS encoding cytochrome P450 has protein sequence MSYKSSAGMAVTTRPSHVPRDLTYPLEHYNSEAFLRNPVGFWDELRDRRRVFWSPFHGGFWCLTRYEDIHEAFQRSDLFSSRMQAIPGREVRMLPITLDPPEHTKYRHLLNRPFGPANVRAWEGDIRSLCRSLIGEVCGEGRCDLIEDFARPLPTSIFLRFMGLPPDDTKRFLDWNDTILHVQDDADGKAAKDLASTQLTSYLRQHIAKRRNKPGDDLISTLLAAELDGAQLPEEDVLAFAVLLFMAGLDTVTSALGFCWAFLASNPDHRRQVVTEPGLIPSAIEELLRYHSFVADGRYITRDIEFAGVSMKAGERIMLPTAAAGRDPRQFPHSDIIDFRRTPNRHLAFAAGPHRCLGSHLARLEMTIAMEEWHRRIPDYRLEDGAAVQFHGGGVAGPDHLNLVF, from the coding sequence GTGTCGTACAAGTCGTCGGCAGGTATGGCTGTGACCACCCGGCCTTCCCACGTCCCAAGGGATCTGACGTATCCGCTGGAGCACTACAACTCAGAAGCCTTCCTCCGAAACCCGGTCGGGTTCTGGGACGAGTTGCGCGACCGCCGTCGGGTGTTCTGGAGTCCCTTCCACGGTGGGTTCTGGTGCCTGACCCGATACGAGGACATCCACGAGGCCTTCCAGCGAAGCGACCTGTTCTCCAGCCGCATGCAGGCGATCCCCGGTCGCGAGGTGCGAATGCTGCCGATCACCCTGGATCCGCCCGAGCACACGAAGTACCGCCATCTGCTCAACCGCCCGTTCGGCCCGGCGAACGTTCGGGCTTGGGAGGGCGACATTCGGTCCTTGTGCCGATCACTCATCGGGGAAGTGTGCGGCGAAGGGAGGTGCGACTTAATCGAGGATTTCGCCAGACCGCTCCCGACGAGCATCTTTCTCCGCTTCATGGGACTACCGCCCGATGACACGAAGCGATTCCTTGACTGGAATGACACGATTCTTCACGTCCAGGATGACGCAGACGGCAAGGCAGCGAAGGACCTGGCCAGCACCCAACTCACGTCGTACCTACGGCAGCACATCGCCAAGCGGAGGAACAAACCCGGCGACGACCTCATCAGCACGCTGCTCGCCGCCGAGCTGGATGGTGCACAGCTCCCCGAAGAAGACGTCCTTGCGTTCGCCGTTCTGCTGTTCATGGCGGGGCTCGATACTGTCACGTCGGCGTTGGGATTCTGCTGGGCGTTCCTTGCCAGCAATCCGGATCACCGCCGCCAGGTTGTGACAGAGCCGGGACTGATCCCGTCAGCGATCGAGGAATTGCTTCGCTATCACTCGTTCGTGGCCGACGGCAGGTACATCACGCGCGATATCGAGTTCGCCGGCGTCTCGATGAAGGCAGGGGAACGGATCATGCTTCCCACGGCTGCCGCCGGTCGCGATCCCCGGCAGTTCCCCCACTCCGACATCATCGATTTCCGCCGGACGCCGAACCGGCACCTGGCGTTCGCCGCCGGGCCACACCGCTGCCTCGGATCCCATCTGGCGCGCCTGGAAATGACTATCGCCATGGAGGAGTGGCATCGCCGAATCCCGGATTACCGGCTCGAGGACGGGGCTGCCGTTCAGTTCCACGGCGGCGGCGTGGCCGGGCCGGACCACTTGAATCTGGTCTTCTGA